From one Rhopalosiphum padi isolate XX-2018 chromosome 2, ASM2088224v1, whole genome shotgun sequence genomic stretch:
- the LOC132919918 gene encoding mitogen-activated protein kinase kinase kinase 13-A-like isoform X3 has product MDTVRAGSAPNLTAYIEMDRFNGISKAGEKLTQSMLCIQEELGNLKDKEPVKDNAVGINKLESDVLKPSGWFDGLLGCLKPMLGIMGKGNSHDLKSYQDNWDIPFESISDLQWLGSGAQGAVFSGKLKNEIVAVKKVREQKETDIRHLRKLNHPNIVQFRGVCTQAPCYCIVMEYCPYGPLYNLLRDGEEIPPIRLVSWAKQIASGMHYLHVNKIIHRDLKSPNVLIGRQEMVKISDFGTSREWNEISTKMSFAGTVAWMAPEIIRNEPCSEKVDIWSFGVVLWELMTCETPYKDVDSSAIIWGVGSNSLHLPIPSSCPDGFRLLIKQCWAAKPRNRPSFKHIMMHLDIASSQVLASTPDEYFKTQAQWKKEIQIHMLQMQTNGSHIPKFEEDLIKKRKNELKHAQDIREHYERKLERANNLYMELSAVLLQLEQRENDLIRREKQMSKVYKKRLIRPLLKAQDKLNKQNKSDSTTTSPSSPERLCQKFDSQLTKATLYAQVSSNSNKPESIAVTPKQNQRKTRPRKAQIICSIVKNKKYNTSKETNWKNCHQINSTKVNSETQTETIDSGLHQDMLNGNMSDSAHSQGEDSSCSSGVRLSDDEHLDRLGRQVNEILNNNRPSNMTDLSDYYQDTESISSNFNLRRKSAGRRPIGPGLRVRRYRMTQYCQEPNGNSFSLSSSTEKHDFLEAESSTSDSDMKDIDLDSNFYNVSNQFPV; this is encoded by the exons tatgtTATGCATTCAAGAAGAACTCGGGAATCTAAAAGACAAAGAACCAGTTAAAGATAATGCTGTTGGGATTAATAAATTGGAATCTGATGTTTTAAAACCTAGCGGCTGGTTTGATGGGTTGTTAGGATGCTTAAAACCAATGTTGGGAATCATGGGAAAAGGAAATAGTCATGATCTTAAATCTTATCAAG ATAACTGGGATATTCCATTTGAATCAATTAGTGATTTGCAATGGTTAGGTTCAGGAGCCCAAGGTGCCGTATTCagtggaaaattaaaaaatgaaattgtagCGGTGAAGAAGGTGCGTGAACAAAAAGAAACAGACATTAGACATTTGAGAAAACTGAATCATCCTAACATAGTACAATTTAG GGGTGTATGTACTCAAGCTCCTTGTTACTGCATCGTAATGGAATATTGTCCATATGGACCACTTTATAATTTGCTTAGAGATGGTGAAGAAATACCACCCATACGATTAGTATCCTGGGCCAAACAAATTGCATCTGGTATGCATTATCTACATGTGAACAAAATAATTCATAGAGATCTTAAAAGTCCCAA TGTCTTGATTGGTCGTCAAGAAATGGTGAAAATCAGTGATTTTGGTACAAGCCGAGAGTGGAATGAGATAAGCACTAAAATGAGTTTCGCTGGTACTGTAGCCTGGATGGCTCCTGAAATCATAAGAAATGAACCCTGTTCAGAAAAAGTTGATATTTg gtcaTTTGGCGTTGTTTTATGGGAACTTATGACTTGTGAAACACCATATAAAGATGTAGATTCATCAGCTATTATATGGGGTGTAGGTAGTAATTCTTTACACTTACCAATACCTTCATCATGTCCAGATGGTTTTAGATTGTTAATTAAACAATGTTGGGCAGCTAAACCACGTAATAGACCATCTTTTAAACACATAATGATGCATCTAGACATTGCCAGTTCTCAAGTGCTGGCGAGTACGCCAGATGAATACTTTAAAACTCAG gccCAATGGAAGAAAGAAATACAAATACACATGTTACAAATGCAGACTAATGGAAGTCATATTCCCAAATTTGAAGAggatcttattaaaaaaagaaaaaatgagtTAAAACATGCACAAGATATTAGAGAACATTATGAGAGAAAATTAGAACGTGCTAATAATCTTTACATGGAATTGAGTGCTGTGTTATTACAATTAGAACAACGAGAAAACGATTTAATTAg AAGAGAAAAACAAATGTCTAAAGTGTACAAAAAACGACTTATAAGACCATTATTAAAAGCTCAAGATAAATTGAACAAACAGAATAAATCTGATTCAACTACTACATCACCATCATCACCAGAGAGACTTTGTCAAAAATTTGACTCA caGTTAACCAAAGCTACACTTTATGCTCAAGTTAGTAGCAATTCAAATAAACCGGAATCAATTGCTGTTACACCAAAACAAAATCAAAGAAAAACACGACCTAGGAAAGCTCAAATTATATGctcaattgtaaaaaataaaaag TATAATACATCAAAAGAAACCAACTGGAAAAACTGTCACCAAATAAACAGCACTAAAGTCAACAGTGAAACGCAGACAGAAACTATTGATTCAGGACTTCATCAAGATATGCTCAATGGTAACATGTCTGATTCTGCTCATTcacag GGTGAAGATAGTTCATGTAGCAGTGGAGTAAGACTGAGTGATGATGAACATTTAGATAGACTGGGCAGACAAGTAAATGAAATACTTAACAATAACAGACCTTCCAACATGACCGATTTATCAGATTATTATCAGGATACTGAATCTATTTCTAGTAACTTTAATCTTAGGAGGAAAAG tgcTGGTCGGCGACCAATTGGACCTGGTTTACGAGTACGTCGATACAGAATGACACAATATTGCCAAGAGCCAAATGGAAATTCTTTTTCATTAAGTTCTTCAACAGAA aaacaTGATTTCTTAGAGGCGGAAAGTTCAACATCAGACTCTGACATGAAAGACATTGATCtagattcaaatttttataatgtatctaaTCAGTTTCCAGTTTAA
- the LOC132919918 gene encoding mitogen-activated protein kinase kinase kinase 13-A-like isoform X2 translates to MLIKKLLFLRRRSKQQQQQQDVSQDVNSSNRTVSESSNSEYFTKSMLCIQEELGNLKDKEPVKDNAVGINKLESDVLKPSGWFDGLLGCLKPMLGIMGKGNSHDLKSYQDNWDIPFESISDLQWLGSGAQGAVFSGKLKNEIVAVKKVREQKETDIRHLRKLNHPNIVQFRGVCTQAPCYCIVMEYCPYGPLYNLLRDGEEIPPIRLVSWAKQIASGMHYLHVNKIIHRDLKSPNVLIGRQEMVKISDFGTSREWNEISTKMSFAGTVAWMAPEIIRNEPCSEKVDIWSFGVVLWELMTCETPYKDVDSSAIIWGVGSNSLHLPIPSSCPDGFRLLIKQCWAAKPRNRPSFKHIMMHLDIASSQVLASTPDEYFKTQAQWKKEIQIHMLQMQTNGSHIPKFEEDLIKKRKNELKHAQDIREHYERKLERANNLYMELSAVLLQLEQRENDLIRREKQMSKVYKKRLIRPLLKAQDKLNKQNKSDSTTTSPSSPERLCQKFDSLTKATLYAQVSSNSNKPESIAVTPKQNQRKTRPRKAQIICSIVKNKKYNTSKETNWKNCHQINSTKVNSETQTETIDSGLHQDMLNGNMSDSAHSQGEDSSCSSGVRLSDDEHLDRLGRQVNEILNNNRPSNMTDLSDYYQDTESISSNFNLRRKSAGRRPIGPGLRVRRYRMTQYCQEPNGNSFSLSSSTEKHDFLEAESSTSDSDMKDIDLDSNFYNVSNQFPV, encoded by the exons tatgtTATGCATTCAAGAAGAACTCGGGAATCTAAAAGACAAAGAACCAGTTAAAGATAATGCTGTTGGGATTAATAAATTGGAATCTGATGTTTTAAAACCTAGCGGCTGGTTTGATGGGTTGTTAGGATGCTTAAAACCAATGTTGGGAATCATGGGAAAAGGAAATAGTCATGATCTTAAATCTTATCAAG ATAACTGGGATATTCCATTTGAATCAATTAGTGATTTGCAATGGTTAGGTTCAGGAGCCCAAGGTGCCGTATTCagtggaaaattaaaaaatgaaattgtagCGGTGAAGAAGGTGCGTGAACAAAAAGAAACAGACATTAGACATTTGAGAAAACTGAATCATCCTAACATAGTACAATTTAG GGGTGTATGTACTCAAGCTCCTTGTTACTGCATCGTAATGGAATATTGTCCATATGGACCACTTTATAATTTGCTTAGAGATGGTGAAGAAATACCACCCATACGATTAGTATCCTGGGCCAAACAAATTGCATCTGGTATGCATTATCTACATGTGAACAAAATAATTCATAGAGATCTTAAAAGTCCCAA TGTCTTGATTGGTCGTCAAGAAATGGTGAAAATCAGTGATTTTGGTACAAGCCGAGAGTGGAATGAGATAAGCACTAAAATGAGTTTCGCTGGTACTGTAGCCTGGATGGCTCCTGAAATCATAAGAAATGAACCCTGTTCAGAAAAAGTTGATATTTg gtcaTTTGGCGTTGTTTTATGGGAACTTATGACTTGTGAAACACCATATAAAGATGTAGATTCATCAGCTATTATATGGGGTGTAGGTAGTAATTCTTTACACTTACCAATACCTTCATCATGTCCAGATGGTTTTAGATTGTTAATTAAACAATGTTGGGCAGCTAAACCACGTAATAGACCATCTTTTAAACACATAATGATGCATCTAGACATTGCCAGTTCTCAAGTGCTGGCGAGTACGCCAGATGAATACTTTAAAACTCAG gccCAATGGAAGAAAGAAATACAAATACACATGTTACAAATGCAGACTAATGGAAGTCATATTCCCAAATTTGAAGAggatcttattaaaaaaagaaaaaatgagtTAAAACATGCACAAGATATTAGAGAACATTATGAGAGAAAATTAGAACGTGCTAATAATCTTTACATGGAATTGAGTGCTGTGTTATTACAATTAGAACAACGAGAAAACGATTTAATTAg AAGAGAAAAACAAATGTCTAAAGTGTACAAAAAACGACTTATAAGACCATTATTAAAAGCTCAAGATAAATTGAACAAACAGAATAAATCTGATTCAACTACTACATCACCATCATCACCAGAGAGACTTTGTCAAAAATTTGACTCA TTAACCAAAGCTACACTTTATGCTCAAGTTAGTAGCAATTCAAATAAACCGGAATCAATTGCTGTTACACCAAAACAAAATCAAAGAAAAACACGACCTAGGAAAGCTCAAATTATATGctcaattgtaaaaaataaaaag TATAATACATCAAAAGAAACCAACTGGAAAAACTGTCACCAAATAAACAGCACTAAAGTCAACAGTGAAACGCAGACAGAAACTATTGATTCAGGACTTCATCAAGATATGCTCAATGGTAACATGTCTGATTCTGCTCATTcacag GGTGAAGATAGTTCATGTAGCAGTGGAGTAAGACTGAGTGATGATGAACATTTAGATAGACTGGGCAGACAAGTAAATGAAATACTTAACAATAACAGACCTTCCAACATGACCGATTTATCAGATTATTATCAGGATACTGAATCTATTTCTAGTAACTTTAATCTTAGGAGGAAAAG tgcTGGTCGGCGACCAATTGGACCTGGTTTACGAGTACGTCGATACAGAATGACACAATATTGCCAAGAGCCAAATGGAAATTCTTTTTCATTAAGTTCTTCAACAGAA aaacaTGATTTCTTAGAGGCGGAAAGTTCAACATCAGACTCTGACATGAAAGACATTGATCtagattcaaatttttataatgtatctaaTCAGTTTCCAGTTTAA
- the LOC132919918 gene encoding mitogen-activated protein kinase kinase kinase 13-A-like isoform X1, whose protein sequence is MLIKKLLFLRRRSKQQQQQQDVSQDVNSSNRTVSESSNSEYFTKSMLCIQEELGNLKDKEPVKDNAVGINKLESDVLKPSGWFDGLLGCLKPMLGIMGKGNSHDLKSYQDNWDIPFESISDLQWLGSGAQGAVFSGKLKNEIVAVKKVREQKETDIRHLRKLNHPNIVQFRGVCTQAPCYCIVMEYCPYGPLYNLLRDGEEIPPIRLVSWAKQIASGMHYLHVNKIIHRDLKSPNVLIGRQEMVKISDFGTSREWNEISTKMSFAGTVAWMAPEIIRNEPCSEKVDIWSFGVVLWELMTCETPYKDVDSSAIIWGVGSNSLHLPIPSSCPDGFRLLIKQCWAAKPRNRPSFKHIMMHLDIASSQVLASTPDEYFKTQAQWKKEIQIHMLQMQTNGSHIPKFEEDLIKKRKNELKHAQDIREHYERKLERANNLYMELSAVLLQLEQRENDLIRREKQMSKVYKKRLIRPLLKAQDKLNKQNKSDSTTTSPSSPERLCQKFDSQLTKATLYAQVSSNSNKPESIAVTPKQNQRKTRPRKAQIICSIVKNKKYNTSKETNWKNCHQINSTKVNSETQTETIDSGLHQDMLNGNMSDSAHSQGEDSSCSSGVRLSDDEHLDRLGRQVNEILNNNRPSNMTDLSDYYQDTESISSNFNLRRKSAGRRPIGPGLRVRRYRMTQYCQEPNGNSFSLSSSTEKHDFLEAESSTSDSDMKDIDLDSNFYNVSNQFPV, encoded by the exons tatgtTATGCATTCAAGAAGAACTCGGGAATCTAAAAGACAAAGAACCAGTTAAAGATAATGCTGTTGGGATTAATAAATTGGAATCTGATGTTTTAAAACCTAGCGGCTGGTTTGATGGGTTGTTAGGATGCTTAAAACCAATGTTGGGAATCATGGGAAAAGGAAATAGTCATGATCTTAAATCTTATCAAG ATAACTGGGATATTCCATTTGAATCAATTAGTGATTTGCAATGGTTAGGTTCAGGAGCCCAAGGTGCCGTATTCagtggaaaattaaaaaatgaaattgtagCGGTGAAGAAGGTGCGTGAACAAAAAGAAACAGACATTAGACATTTGAGAAAACTGAATCATCCTAACATAGTACAATTTAG GGGTGTATGTACTCAAGCTCCTTGTTACTGCATCGTAATGGAATATTGTCCATATGGACCACTTTATAATTTGCTTAGAGATGGTGAAGAAATACCACCCATACGATTAGTATCCTGGGCCAAACAAATTGCATCTGGTATGCATTATCTACATGTGAACAAAATAATTCATAGAGATCTTAAAAGTCCCAA TGTCTTGATTGGTCGTCAAGAAATGGTGAAAATCAGTGATTTTGGTACAAGCCGAGAGTGGAATGAGATAAGCACTAAAATGAGTTTCGCTGGTACTGTAGCCTGGATGGCTCCTGAAATCATAAGAAATGAACCCTGTTCAGAAAAAGTTGATATTTg gtcaTTTGGCGTTGTTTTATGGGAACTTATGACTTGTGAAACACCATATAAAGATGTAGATTCATCAGCTATTATATGGGGTGTAGGTAGTAATTCTTTACACTTACCAATACCTTCATCATGTCCAGATGGTTTTAGATTGTTAATTAAACAATGTTGGGCAGCTAAACCACGTAATAGACCATCTTTTAAACACATAATGATGCATCTAGACATTGCCAGTTCTCAAGTGCTGGCGAGTACGCCAGATGAATACTTTAAAACTCAG gccCAATGGAAGAAAGAAATACAAATACACATGTTACAAATGCAGACTAATGGAAGTCATATTCCCAAATTTGAAGAggatcttattaaaaaaagaaaaaatgagtTAAAACATGCACAAGATATTAGAGAACATTATGAGAGAAAATTAGAACGTGCTAATAATCTTTACATGGAATTGAGTGCTGTGTTATTACAATTAGAACAACGAGAAAACGATTTAATTAg AAGAGAAAAACAAATGTCTAAAGTGTACAAAAAACGACTTATAAGACCATTATTAAAAGCTCAAGATAAATTGAACAAACAGAATAAATCTGATTCAACTACTACATCACCATCATCACCAGAGAGACTTTGTCAAAAATTTGACTCA caGTTAACCAAAGCTACACTTTATGCTCAAGTTAGTAGCAATTCAAATAAACCGGAATCAATTGCTGTTACACCAAAACAAAATCAAAGAAAAACACGACCTAGGAAAGCTCAAATTATATGctcaattgtaaaaaataaaaag TATAATACATCAAAAGAAACCAACTGGAAAAACTGTCACCAAATAAACAGCACTAAAGTCAACAGTGAAACGCAGACAGAAACTATTGATTCAGGACTTCATCAAGATATGCTCAATGGTAACATGTCTGATTCTGCTCATTcacag GGTGAAGATAGTTCATGTAGCAGTGGAGTAAGACTGAGTGATGATGAACATTTAGATAGACTGGGCAGACAAGTAAATGAAATACTTAACAATAACAGACCTTCCAACATGACCGATTTATCAGATTATTATCAGGATACTGAATCTATTTCTAGTAACTTTAATCTTAGGAGGAAAAG tgcTGGTCGGCGACCAATTGGACCTGGTTTACGAGTACGTCGATACAGAATGACACAATATTGCCAAGAGCCAAATGGAAATTCTTTTTCATTAAGTTCTTCAACAGAA aaacaTGATTTCTTAGAGGCGGAAAGTTCAACATCAGACTCTGACATGAAAGACATTGATCtagattcaaatttttataatgtatctaaTCAGTTTCCAGTTTAA
- the LOC132919918 gene encoding mitogen-activated protein kinase kinase kinase 13-A-like isoform X4, with translation MRYSLSDMFVKTMPSLKLSDKNMLCIQEELGNLKDKEPVKDNAVGINKLESDVLKPSGWFDGLLGCLKPMLGIMGKGNSHDLKSYQDNWDIPFESISDLQWLGSGAQGAVFSGKLKNEIVAVKKVREQKETDIRHLRKLNHPNIVQFRGVCTQAPCYCIVMEYCPYGPLYNLLRDGEEIPPIRLVSWAKQIASGMHYLHVNKIIHRDLKSPNVLIGRQEMVKISDFGTSREWNEISTKMSFAGTVAWMAPEIIRNEPCSEKVDIWSFGVVLWELMTCETPYKDVDSSAIIWGVGSNSLHLPIPSSCPDGFRLLIKQCWAAKPRNRPSFKHIMMHLDIASSQVLASTPDEYFKTQAQWKKEIQIHMLQMQTNGSHIPKFEEDLIKKRKNELKHAQDIREHYERKLERANNLYMELSAVLLQLEQRENDLIRREKQMSKVYKKRLIRPLLKAQDKLNKQNKSDSTTTSPSSPERLCQKFDSQLTKATLYAQVSSNSNKPESIAVTPKQNQRKTRPRKAQIICSIVKNKKYNTSKETNWKNCHQINSTKVNSETQTETIDSGLHQDMLNGNMSDSAHSQGEDSSCSSGVRLSDDEHLDRLGRQVNEILNNNRPSNMTDLSDYYQDTESISSNFNLRRKSAGRRPIGPGLRVRRYRMTQYCQEPNGNSFSLSSSTEKHDFLEAESSTSDSDMKDIDLDSNFYNVSNQFPV, from the exons ATGAGATATAGTTTAAGCGATATGTTCGTCAAAACCATGCCAAGTTTGAAGCTCAGTGACAAGAA tatgtTATGCATTCAAGAAGAACTCGGGAATCTAAAAGACAAAGAACCAGTTAAAGATAATGCTGTTGGGATTAATAAATTGGAATCTGATGTTTTAAAACCTAGCGGCTGGTTTGATGGGTTGTTAGGATGCTTAAAACCAATGTTGGGAATCATGGGAAAAGGAAATAGTCATGATCTTAAATCTTATCAAG ATAACTGGGATATTCCATTTGAATCAATTAGTGATTTGCAATGGTTAGGTTCAGGAGCCCAAGGTGCCGTATTCagtggaaaattaaaaaatgaaattgtagCGGTGAAGAAGGTGCGTGAACAAAAAGAAACAGACATTAGACATTTGAGAAAACTGAATCATCCTAACATAGTACAATTTAG GGGTGTATGTACTCAAGCTCCTTGTTACTGCATCGTAATGGAATATTGTCCATATGGACCACTTTATAATTTGCTTAGAGATGGTGAAGAAATACCACCCATACGATTAGTATCCTGGGCCAAACAAATTGCATCTGGTATGCATTATCTACATGTGAACAAAATAATTCATAGAGATCTTAAAAGTCCCAA TGTCTTGATTGGTCGTCAAGAAATGGTGAAAATCAGTGATTTTGGTACAAGCCGAGAGTGGAATGAGATAAGCACTAAAATGAGTTTCGCTGGTACTGTAGCCTGGATGGCTCCTGAAATCATAAGAAATGAACCCTGTTCAGAAAAAGTTGATATTTg gtcaTTTGGCGTTGTTTTATGGGAACTTATGACTTGTGAAACACCATATAAAGATGTAGATTCATCAGCTATTATATGGGGTGTAGGTAGTAATTCTTTACACTTACCAATACCTTCATCATGTCCAGATGGTTTTAGATTGTTAATTAAACAATGTTGGGCAGCTAAACCACGTAATAGACCATCTTTTAAACACATAATGATGCATCTAGACATTGCCAGTTCTCAAGTGCTGGCGAGTACGCCAGATGAATACTTTAAAACTCAG gccCAATGGAAGAAAGAAATACAAATACACATGTTACAAATGCAGACTAATGGAAGTCATATTCCCAAATTTGAAGAggatcttattaaaaaaagaaaaaatgagtTAAAACATGCACAAGATATTAGAGAACATTATGAGAGAAAATTAGAACGTGCTAATAATCTTTACATGGAATTGAGTGCTGTGTTATTACAATTAGAACAACGAGAAAACGATTTAATTAg AAGAGAAAAACAAATGTCTAAAGTGTACAAAAAACGACTTATAAGACCATTATTAAAAGCTCAAGATAAATTGAACAAACAGAATAAATCTGATTCAACTACTACATCACCATCATCACCAGAGAGACTTTGTCAAAAATTTGACTCA caGTTAACCAAAGCTACACTTTATGCTCAAGTTAGTAGCAATTCAAATAAACCGGAATCAATTGCTGTTACACCAAAACAAAATCAAAGAAAAACACGACCTAGGAAAGCTCAAATTATATGctcaattgtaaaaaataaaaag TATAATACATCAAAAGAAACCAACTGGAAAAACTGTCACCAAATAAACAGCACTAAAGTCAACAGTGAAACGCAGACAGAAACTATTGATTCAGGACTTCATCAAGATATGCTCAATGGTAACATGTCTGATTCTGCTCATTcacag GGTGAAGATAGTTCATGTAGCAGTGGAGTAAGACTGAGTGATGATGAACATTTAGATAGACTGGGCAGACAAGTAAATGAAATACTTAACAATAACAGACCTTCCAACATGACCGATTTATCAGATTATTATCAGGATACTGAATCTATTTCTAGTAACTTTAATCTTAGGAGGAAAAG tgcTGGTCGGCGACCAATTGGACCTGGTTTACGAGTACGTCGATACAGAATGACACAATATTGCCAAGAGCCAAATGGAAATTCTTTTTCATTAAGTTCTTCAACAGAA aaacaTGATTTCTTAGAGGCGGAAAGTTCAACATCAGACTCTGACATGAAAGACATTGATCtagattcaaatttttataatgtatctaaTCAGTTTCCAGTTTAA